The Bacteroidales bacterium genome contains the following window.
TCCTAAGACAAACAGAATCGATAAGTTTAAACCTGACTTTATTTTCTGGCTCAAAAAAGGTGATGAATATACCATTCTCTTTGTTGATCCAAAAGGTACAGAACACTCAGATGCATATAGAAAGATTGATGGATATAAAAGAATGTTTGGAACAAAAGCTGGTAATTATAATAACCTAAAGATTAAGGTGAAATTGTTGCTAAAAACATCTGATTTGGCTAAAGTTGAAGAAGAATATAAAAATTATTGGTTTGATAGTCTAATTAATTTGAAAACAATGTTGCCCTAAATAATTTAAAAATAAAAAATTTATTATAGATAATGGTATATGTTTCATAGATAACACTTTTTTATTTCAATTTATACAGAAAATAATGATAGGTATGGGTTGTAAATTTTTATATTTTTAACAAATGGCGGGCCTAACCATTATCATTAAATCAATTTGTGAATAGCATGTAATAGAAATTCCTTCATACTTGAATTATTAACAACTACTACTTTTTTTATTTTTAAATTTATTTTGATTGGACGTTTCATTAAGATACTGGTTTTAAGTGTAGCAAACTTTTTTTGTTTATTTAAAAAAGTCATATCTTTGTCAAAAACAACCTTAAAATGAAAAACGAATTACCTATTAAAGGCATACAAGAAGCCGATTTAAATGGAAAAATAGTCCTTGTTCGTGTCGATCATAATGTAGTTAAAAAAGGAGTTATTTACGACCCTTACCGAATTGATGCCACCTTAGGAACTTTATATTACATTAATGCAAAAGGTGGTAAAATTATATTAATGACCCATGTTGGACGTCCTAAAAATAAAAAAACAGGCGAAATAGAAATCAACGAAAATACTTCCGTGCAGCCCATAGTTGATTATTTACAAAATAAATTACATATAAACATAGGTGTTCCAGAATTTACCCGAGATGGAAATTATGGCTATTTTGGTATCGAAACTTCTGTCAACCATATGATTCGTGAATTAAAAGAAGGGAAGTTAGATGCCATTTATTTGCCCAACACTCGTTGGTTTAAGGGCGAAGAAGCCAAAGGCGAAGAAAGTAATCGTTTTGCTAATCAATTAGCCGGTTTAGCCGATATATTTGTAAACGATGCTTTTGGTTCATGGCAACCCCATGCTTCTACTGTAAAGGTTAATCAATATTTACCATCGTATGCAGGCTTTTTGATGCAAAAAGAACTCATCAATTTAGAACGTATTTTTAATCCCAATAAACCCTTTTTAGCTGTAGTTGCTGGCTCTAAATTCGATACCAAAATTGATTCACTATATGCTTTACTGCAAAAAGCCGATTATTTAATGCTCGGAGGTGTTATTTATAATGCCTATTTAGCAGCAAAATACAATATTCATATTAAAGGCATTGAAGACGAAGACTTAGCACATGCCAAAAATTTTGTAGAGTTTGCTCAAAAATATCAGGAAAAAATCATAGAATGTCCTTATATTGTAGAGTCCGATACGCTAGAGGGGAAAATTGAAGGTCGTTATCGTGTTCATGATATTCGAAAACTACAGTCTGGAACTGCCTTAAATTATGTACTCGATGTGGCTGCCGATAATTTTAAAGAACCACATATTGTTGACGTTTTTCACAAAGCCAAAACTATTTTTGTAAATGCCGTTATGGGTTTTATGCCATATTTTAACGAAGGCACCATAGCACTCGATCAAATTATCGACGAAAGTCCCGACTCGGTAAAGCTATATGGCGGTGGCGATACCATGCAAGAACTCAAACGCTTATTACCGGGTTTGTATATCGTAGCTCTTGATAGCCCTCGTTATTATATTTTTACAGGTGGCGGAGCGGTGCTTAAAGCTATTCAGGAAGGAACTTATACAGGTATAGAACCTGTAAAAGTGTTAATGAAATAATTTAAAAAATTGTTTTTAGAATTCGTAAAAAATATGTAGGTTTGTAGCTAATTTATTAAATGCAATTTTAGTCATGACTGAAAAAATTGGAGTTATTTCTCAAATTATTGGACCTGTTATCGACGTTTCGTTTGAAATATCGGGTTCAGAGTTGCCGAAAATAAAAGAAGCCTTGGAAATAGAGCGTGAAAATGGCACCAAGCTTATAATTGAATGTCAACAACATATCGGCGAGCACTCCATACGAGCTATAGCAATGGACAGTACCGATGGTTTACGTCGTGGAATGAAAGTTGTAGCCAAAGGTGACAATATAAAAATGCCTATTGGTAATCAAATTAAAGGTCGTTTATTAAATGTAGTAGGAGATAGTATCGATGGCTTAGGAGAAATGAATAAAGAAAAAGGCCGTCCTATTCACTCCAAACCACCCAAGTACGAAGACTTATCAACCGATACCGAAATATTATTTACAGGTATCAAAGTAATTGATTTGCTCGAACCTTATTCTAAAGGAGGAAAAATTGGTTTATTTGGTGGTGCGGGTGTTGGTAAGACAGTTATTATTCAGGAATTGATAAACAATATTGCCAAAGGATACAGTGGTTTATCGGTATTTGCAGGCGTTGGCGAACGCACACGCGAAGGTAACGATTTATTGCGCGAAATGATAGAAGCCAATATTGTAAAATATGGTCCTGAATTTAAAAAGAGTATGGAAGAAGGTGGCTGGGATTTATCGAAAGTAGATAAAAAATTACTCGAAGAGTCGTCGCTTACTATGATTTTTGGTCAAATGAACGAACCTCCCGGTGCACGTGCAACTGTGGCATTAAGTGGTTTAACTGTAGCCGAATATTTTCGCGATGGCGATGTAACCGAAGGCGGCAAGGGACGCGATATTTTATTTTTCATCGACAACATATTCCGTTTTACACAAGCTGGTTCAGAAGTATCGGCTCTATTAGGACGTATGCCAAGTGCCGTAGGCTATCAGCCAACGTTGGCAACCGAAATGGGTTTAATGCAAGAACGTATTACTTCAACTAAAAATGGTTCTATTACATCGGTTCAAGCTGTTTATGTACCTGCCGACGATTTAACCGACCCTGCTCCTGCTACCACCTTCTCGCATTTAGACGCTACCACCGTTTTGAGCCGTAAAATTGCCGAATTAGGTATTTATCCCGCTGTTGACCCTCTCGATTCCACATCGCGAATTTTAACACCCGATATCGTTGGCGAAGCGCATTATAATTGTGCACAACGCGTTAAAGAAATTTTACAGCGATATAAAGAACTACAAGATATTATTGCCATACTAGGTATTGATGAATTATCGGAAGAAGACAAATTGGTTGTACACCGTGCTCGACGTGTTCAACGATTCTTGTCTCAACCTTTCCACGTAGCCGAACAGTTTACAGGATTAAAGGGCGTTATGGTATCGATTGAGGACACCATTCGAGGTTTTAATATGATTATGGATGGCGAAGTAGATTATTTACCCGAAGCGGCATTTAATTTGTGTGGAACTATTGAAGATGCCATTGCCAAAGGTGAACGCATGTTGGCCGAAGCTAAAGCATAGAAAAATGAAAATCGAAATTATAACACCAAAAGATAAACTTTACGAAGGCGAGATTACATTAGTATCATTGCCGGGAACACTAGGCGCATTTGAAATATTAAATAATCATGCTCCTATTATTTCTACCCTTATGGCAGGGGAGGTTAAAATTATAGATAAAGAAAAAAATAATTATATTTTTAAGATAAAAAGTGGTTTGGTAGAGGCATCCAATAATACAATTTGGGTTTTAGCAGAAACTTAAATTATTATTTATGAAATAGCCATGAGCACCAATGTATACCAACCGAATATGAAATTATCACTCACCCATAAGCCTTGCTCTTTATTTGAATGGCGTATTCTATCTCGTCAAACTGACGAGAAAAATTCAGACATCTATTTAAAAAAATAAAAAATAATTACAGATGAAAAAAAATTTACTTTTAGCATGTGCATTTTTTATACCTATGTTTCTTTTTTCGCAAGAAACAATAACTTTTTGGGCTTCTGACAGTTTGCCTGTAACGGCATCGTATTATGAAAATGATGTAAATAAACCCTATATGCTATTGCTGCATCAAGCAGGTTATAGTAAGGGCGAATATAAAGAAACAGCTCCTCGATTGATGAACTTAGGTTACAATTGCTTAGCAGTCGATTTACGTTCAGGCGATCAGGTGAATTTTATTCAAAATGAAACGGCAAAAGAAGCCAAAAAACGTAAGCTTTCAACCGAATATTTAGAGGCTCAAAAAGATATTGAAGCCGCTATAAATTATGCATATAATAAAAGTAAAAAGCCAGTTATTTTAGTAGGAAGTTCTTACTCTGCTTCTTTGGCTTTGTTAATAGCTAAAGGAAACGAAAAGGTAAAAGCAGTGGTAGCATTTTCACCGGGCGAATATTTTGGTTCAAATTTTAAGGTACAATCACAATTAAAAGGATTTGATAAACCTGTTTTTATTGCTTCAACACAACGTGAATACCCTTATATTACCGATTTAGCGAAAAATATTCCTGATAATTTAAAAACAATGTTTAAACCTCAAGAAGGACAGGGTGAACATGGCTCAAAATGCTTATGGACATCATCGGCTAATAATAAAGAATATTGGTTGGCTATTCTTATGTTTTTCAATAAAATTAATGATAAAAAATAAATATTTTTAAAATTTATATTACATTTGTATAAACAAATTCAATATCTATTATGGTAAATAAGGTTATTTTAATTGGTAATGTTGGAAAGGATCCTATTATTCGTAATGTAAACGATAATACTCCTGTAGCAACTTTTACATTAGCCACCAATGAGATTTATAAAGATTCTCAAGGGAATTCGCAAAAGAATACCGAATGGCACAATATTGTAGCATGGCGCAATTTAGCTCAATTAGCCGAAAAATTTATACGTAAAGGGAGTCAGATATATGTAGAAGGTAGATTAAGAACTAGAACCTATACCGATAAAGATAATCAACAGCGTACTATTGTTGAAATTTTAGCTGACAAGATTCAGTTATTAGGCAAAAAAGAAAGCGACGAAAATATTCAATCACAAACCAATGTTGATACTGTTCAGGAAATGAATCCTAATGTTTCTGGAGATAATATAAACGAAACTTTAAGTACCGATGGCGAAACAGGAGATTTACCTTTTTAATATAAAAAATAAAATTACACTTTGTTAGAGTCTGATATGATTGAAATTATTATAGGAGCGATAGCATTGCTATTGCTTCTTTTTTTAAGTGCAATGATGTCGAGTGGAGAGGTAGCTTTTTTTTCGCTAAAAAAAGCTGATTTAGAGTTGTTAAAGAAAAATGATAAAAAATTATATCAAAAAATAATAACATTATTAAATAACCCTGAAAAATTGTTGGCTACTATTTTAACAGGGAATAATTTTATCAATATTGCTTTTGTAATTGTTTCGGTTTGGTTTACAAATCGAATTATAGTTTTTAATGGAAATGTAGTTTTAATCTTTGTTATCCAAACTATATGTGTTACTATTTTTATACTCATATTTGGCGAAATAATGCCCAAAGCCATTGCTACTCATAACCCTTTAAAAATAGCGGCCTTTGTTTATCCTTTTATTATAGTTGTTCAAATAATATTTTCTCCCATTATTAGTCTTTTATCTAAAACTACGTTTATAATTAAGAATAAAATAAAGCATCATCAAAAAATAAATTTCGATGATTTATCGAATGCCATTGATTTAGCAGCTGACGATTTGAAAGACGAAAAAAAAATTTTAAAAGGAATAGTAAACTTTGCCAGCATTCGAGTTAAAGAAATTTTAATTCCACGAATGGATGTTAAAACCGTTGACATTAAACATTCATTTAGCCAGATTATTGAACAAATTCGCGAATCGGGTTTTAGTCGTATTCCTGTTATTAAAAATTCATTTGATAATATTGTTGGGGTGCTATATATTAAAGATCTTTTGCCACACTTGCATAAAAACGATTTTAAATGGCAATCGCTAATTCGTCCTCCATACTTTGTACCGGAGTCAAAGTTTATAAATGATTTACTCGAAGAGTTTCAGCAAAAAAAAATTCACATGGCAATTGTTATTGATGAATATGGAGGAATGTCAGGTATTGTTACGCTCGAAGATATACTTGAAGAAATTGTGGGCAATATTGACGATGAATTTGATACCGATTCGCAACCTTTTATAAAAATAAATGATTATACCTACGAAGTAGATGGGAAAATGCTTATAAACGATTTTTGTCATATTGCTAATATAGACGATACTATTTTCGATGAGGTTAAAGGCGATTCAGAAACCATTGCTGGTTTAATACTTCAACATAGTGAATTGTTACCAAAGGTCAATTATAAAGTACAAATAGCTAATTTTACTTTTGTAGTTAAACAAGCCGATAACCGAAGAATAAAAACAGTTCAAATTATTTTACCTCATTAGTTTATGGGTTATAAGTTTACTTTTTATATTTTATTTTTAATTTTATTAAATGCATGTCAATCGAACTATACGCCTAAACCCATGGAATATTTTCGTATAGATTTTCCTCCCAAAAAATATAAACATTACGATAGTCTTTGTCCTTATCGTTTCGATTTTCCTGATTATGGTCAAATAACCAAAGGTTTGGGCAATCAAGAGCAACATCCATGTTGGATAAATATAGTATTTCCTTCTTTTAAAGCTACATTATATATTAGTTATTTTAAGATAGAACAGAATTTACCAAAATTGTTGGAAGATTGTCGTTCGTTAGCCTATAAACACGATATAAAAGCCGATGCTATACACGAAATATTATATGCCGATTCGTTAAATAAAATATATGGAATGGTGTATGAAATAAAAGGTAATGCTGCCTCTCCACTACAATTTTATCTGACCGATAGCACCCAACACTTTTTACGCGGAAGTTTGTATTTCGATGTTAAACCCAATAAAGATAGCTTAGCACCTGTTATTGATTTTTTACAAAAAGATGTTAAGCACTTAATCGAAACGTTGCGATGGAAATAATTACCAACAATGAACATTATATACTAGTATTAGATAAAATTAATGATATAACTTTTTACCAAAATTATTTACCTGAAAACATT
Protein-coding sequences here:
- the gldD gene encoding gliding motility lipoprotein GldD; translated protein: MGYKFTFYILFLILLNACQSNYTPKPMEYFRIDFPPKKYKHYDSLCPYRFDFPDYGQITKGLGNQEQHPCWINIVFPSFKATLYISYFKIEQNLPKLLEDCRSLAYKHDIKADAIHEILYADSLNKIYGMVYEIKGNAASPLQFYLTDSTQHFLRGSLYFDVKPNKDSLAPVIDFLQKDVKHLIETLRWK
- the gldE gene encoding gliding motility-associated protein GldE; protein product: MIEIIIGAIALLLLLFLSAMMSSGEVAFFSLKKADLELLKKNDKKLYQKIITLLNNPEKLLATILTGNNFINIAFVIVSVWFTNRIIVFNGNVVLIFVIQTICVTIFILIFGEIMPKAIATHNPLKIAAFVYPFIIVVQIIFSPIISLLSKTTFIIKNKIKHHQKINFDDLSNAIDLAADDLKDEKKILKGIVNFASIRVKEILIPRMDVKTVDIKHSFSQIIEQIRESGFSRIPVIKNSFDNIVGVLYIKDLLPHLHKNDFKWQSLIRPPYFVPESKFINDLLEEFQQKKIHMAIVIDEYGGMSGIVTLEDILEEIVGNIDDEFDTDSQPFIKINDYTYEVDGKMLINDFCHIANIDDTIFDEVKGDSETIAGLILQHSELLPKVNYKVQIANFTFVVKQADNRRIKTVQIILPH
- a CDS encoding F0F1 ATP synthase subunit beta → MTEKIGVISQIIGPVIDVSFEISGSELPKIKEALEIERENGTKLIIECQQHIGEHSIRAIAMDSTDGLRRGMKVVAKGDNIKMPIGNQIKGRLLNVVGDSIDGLGEMNKEKGRPIHSKPPKYEDLSTDTEILFTGIKVIDLLEPYSKGGKIGLFGGAGVGKTVIIQELINNIAKGYSGLSVFAGVGERTREGNDLLREMIEANIVKYGPEFKKSMEEGGWDLSKVDKKLLEESSLTMIFGQMNEPPGARATVALSGLTVAEYFRDGDVTEGGKGRDILFFIDNIFRFTQAGSEVSALLGRMPSAVGYQPTLATEMGLMQERITSTKNGSITSVQAVYVPADDLTDPAPATTFSHLDATTVLSRKIAELGIYPAVDPLDSTSRILTPDIVGEAHYNCAQRVKEILQRYKELQDIIAILGIDELSEEDKLVVHRARRVQRFLSQPFHVAEQFTGLKGVMVSIEDTIRGFNMIMDGEVDYLPEAAFNLCGTIEDAIAKGERMLAEAKA
- a CDS encoding phosphoglycerate kinase; this encodes MKNELPIKGIQEADLNGKIVLVRVDHNVVKKGVIYDPYRIDATLGTLYYINAKGGKIILMTHVGRPKNKKTGEIEINENTSVQPIVDYLQNKLHINIGVPEFTRDGNYGYFGIETSVNHMIRELKEGKLDAIYLPNTRWFKGEEAKGEESNRFANQLAGLADIFVNDAFGSWQPHASTVKVNQYLPSYAGFLMQKELINLERIFNPNKPFLAVVAGSKFDTKIDSLYALLQKADYLMLGGVIYNAYLAAKYNIHIKGIEDEDLAHAKNFVEFAQKYQEKIIECPYIVESDTLEGKIEGRYRVHDIRKLQSGTALNYVLDVAADNFKEPHIVDVFHKAKTIFVNAVMGFMPYFNEGTIALDQIIDESPDSVKLYGGGDTMQELKRLLPGLYIVALDSPRYYIFTGGGAVLKAIQEGTYTGIEPVKVLMK
- a CDS encoding single-stranded DNA-binding protein; translation: MVNKVILIGNVGKDPIIRNVNDNTPVATFTLATNEIYKDSQGNSQKNTEWHNIVAWRNLAQLAEKFIRKGSQIYVEGRLRTRTYTDKDNQQRTIVEILADKIQLLGKKESDENIQSQTNVDTVQEMNPNVSGDNINETLSTDGETGDLPF
- the atpC gene encoding ATP synthase F1 subunit epsilon; the encoded protein is MKIEIITPKDKLYEGEITLVSLPGTLGAFEILNNHAPIISTLMAGEVKIIDKEKNNYIFKIKSGLVEASNNTIWVLAET
- a CDS encoding dienelactone hydrolase family protein: MKKNLLLACAFFIPMFLFSQETITFWASDSLPVTASYYENDVNKPYMLLLHQAGYSKGEYKETAPRLMNLGYNCLAVDLRSGDQVNFIQNETAKEAKKRKLSTEYLEAQKDIEAAINYAYNKSKKPVILVGSSYSASLALLIAKGNEKVKAVVAFSPGEYFGSNFKVQSQLKGFDKPVFIASTQREYPYITDLAKNIPDNLKTMFKPQEGQGEHGSKCLWTSSANNKEYWLAILMFFNKINDKK